The following proteins are co-located in the Heteronotia binoei isolate CCM8104 ecotype False Entrance Well chromosome 21, APGP_CSIRO_Hbin_v1, whole genome shotgun sequence genome:
- the LOC132589737 gene encoding uncharacterized protein LOC132589737: protein MLKHFVEGFVGNLGEYDQTPGLLRIFCESEWPTFGVGWPPEGTFSVDIAQQVHSIVVTPPGDHPDQYSYIDSWLSLLQNPPPWLKQCMKATKTVLLLKPRGKPKKDRGSCCTRAIGDASYQGQVERSKRQQLVPKPQPAELKLIYPPSDQTDFEWPPPYVPAAPPPGPRQQHVPAASPAAPPPSPDSVQPSTRPAPGAPEKTVRTHPMTTRSQVSPALAREFQGWPGYSWKAPWSPTISSIQGRKTRERSNSLTGPLDFGSGCAVQIKTQPAENEEAAPPEGAAALSSPGSPSNPSVAQVMPLRQIQTPQFLGAGGQIQGGQSRYIYTPFSSADLLNWKTHVASYTEKPEALTNLLTSIMGTHCPTYLDCQQLFLTLFTTEERQRIFSAAKKKAEEATPADAPDRAQWLAESFPNTDPNWDPNYTNHMRLLKAYRGYLLAGMKEAGKKATNMSKIAEVLQRPDEAPGAFLERLYEAYRLYSPFDPEKAENQRMVNCAFVSQAAGDIKRKLQKQEGFAGMNISQLLEIAQKVFVNREQEAKRAEDKKLKMKAALLAAAIGERSGKQGPREDRRARPLVKVKVGGQELSFMIDTGAEFSVVNTQIAPVTKQTVPIAGATGRAGPRPFLQERICNLGSHLVQHKFLYVPECPIPLLGRDILSKLRAAIHFEKDGRATVAFNTDPAGMYVLTCPLEEEWRLFQNPPTTTLTDEWASVVPGVWAEDNPPGLARNHAPITIELQPGAQPVRLRQYPIPWKAMEGIQKHLDRLLKYGILKECQSPWNTPLLPVQKPGTGEFRPCQDLRAVNKKTVTLHPVVPNPYVLLGLVPQQADCFSVLDLKDAFFCLRIAPASQPIFAFQWQEQGTGRKLQYTWTRLPQGFKNSPTLFSNALAQDLQDFDAAPGQCVLIQYADDLLIAAHGQERCYQATLELLDLLWKAGYKVSRKKAQLCQTEVKYLGFHVSQGTRALGHERKEAVCALPEPTSRRQVREFLGAAGFCRVWIPNFALIAKPLYEATKGGEKEPFLWTPEQVNAFKELKRLLLEAPALGLPDVEKPFTLFVHERSGVAIGVLTQALGSWQRPVAYLSKQLDSVAKGWPGCLRAIAAAAELIKEADKLTLGQELEVKVPHAVLTLMDYKGNYWFTNSRMTKYQAMMCENPRIRLTVTGTLNPASLLPVSDQPVDHDCIQTMDEVYSSCPDLTDAPLPSPDVEYYTDGSSYVQDGSRYAGYAVVTRQNIVEARPLPPGTSAQKAELIVLTRALELAEGVTANIYTDSKYAFLTLHAHGALYKEKGLMNSAGKAIRYSAEILRLLEAVWAPRKVSVMHCRAHQKPLSPVSIGNRKADEAAKQAAMQDIGRGEELVCPIFQVPLAEWTPRYSVAEESWATTQGAPQVRVQGWIQLPDKRLFVPEALAWPLVVQAHEGTHFGKTALAELLDRQLYIPKLHSLCEKAALRCVPCARNNPRQGPSHPPGIQHTGTTPFECIITDFTEMPRSGCWKYLLVFVCTYSNWIEAFPTRTEKAAEVIKHLLKSILPFWGLPMTISSDNGPAYIHKVVQEVSRVLHIDWRLHAAYRPQSSGKCERANRSIKAQLSKLCQETSLKWPDALPIALFRLRCLPKKGLKLSPYEIVFGRPPPIVKGIKADPAQIGNLVWFQEIQSLGKAMNDVSKYVLETLPLQVHNPVHPFQPGDTVWVKVWRSQPLQPKWRGPFTVLLSTPTAIKVQGLARWIHWTHVKRAAPDWQMGLIAPLDYGFIIPVSAGAFGTIFVWVFLCCSLWCLERKRRKKLRQRVIEIRENVVRYRRECIDLLDTNPRDLEDAGRSLEPSREHDDAHTRPLPGTPSSLHRCPEVPSKPDVPVRYVTFGVDLDP from the exons ATGCTAAAACACTTTGTTGAAGGGTTTGTTGGGAACCTTGGGGAATATGATCAGACTCCTGGCTTGTTGCGAATATTTTGTGAATCAGAATGGCCAACATTTGGTGTTGGGTGGCCGCCTGAGGGCACCTTTTCAGTTGATATAGCGCAACAGGTGCACAGCATAGTGGTAACCCCGCCAGGAGACCACCCAGACCAGTACTCTTATATTGATTCATGGCTCAGTCTGCTCCAAAACCCTCCCCCTTGGCTGAAACAATGCATGAAGGCAACGAAGACCGTCCTGCTGTTGAAGCCAAGGGGAAAGCCCAAAAAGGATAGGGGTAGCTGTTGTACTCGAGCAATTGGCGACGCATCTTATCAAGGTCAGGTAGAAAGAAGCAAGCGCCAGCAACTGGTGCCAAAACCACAACCTGCGGAGCTGAAACTGATCTATCCCCCTTCAGATCAGACTGATTTCGAATGGCCCCCTCCCTATGTACCCGCTGCACCTCCACCGGGACCCCGCCAACAGCATGTTCCTGCGGCATCCCCTGCAGCGCCCCCGCCAAGCCCAGACTCGGTCCAGCCTAGCACCCGACCAGCCCCCGGCGCACCAGAGAAAACCGTTAGAACGCACCCGATGACTACCAGGTCCCAGGTGTCGCCTGCCCTGGCTCGGGAGTTTCAGGGATGGCCTGGGTACTCATGGAAGGCCCCATGGAGCCCCACTATATCTAGCATTCAGGGCAGAAAAACCCGAGAGAGATCCAATTCCCTTACGGGCCCCCTCGATTTCGGCTCTGGCTGTGCAGTGCAGATAAAGACCCAGCCGGCGGAGAATGAGGAAGCGGCCCCGCCTGAGGGCGCGGCGGCTCTGTCTTCCCCTGGCTCTCCATCGAACCCCTCCGTGGCTCAGGTGATGCCCTTGCGGCAGATTCAGACCCCCCAGTTTTTGGGCGCGGGTGGGCAGATTCAGGGAGGGCAGAGCCGGTATATTTACACGCCTTTCTCCTCCGCCGACCTTCTTAATTGGAAGACCCATGTAGCCTCCTATACTGAAAAACCTGAAGCGCTTACCAACCTTCTAACCAGTATAATGGGCACGCATTGCCCAACCTATCTAGATTGCCAGCAACTCTTTCTGACCCTCTTCACAACCGAGGAGCGTCAGCGTATTTTCAGTGCCGCTAAAAAGAAAGCCGAGGAAGCCACCCCAGCCGATGCGCCTGACCGCGCCCAGTGGCTCGCAGAGAGCTTCCCGAACACTGACCCTAATTGGGATCCCAATTATACAAATCACATGCGGTTGCTGAAGGCATATAGAGGCTATTTGCTGGCCGGAATGAAGGAAGCCGGCAAGAAGGCTACCAATATGAGTAAAATTGCGGAGGTCCTCCAAAGGCCAGATGAGGCCCCCGGAGCCTTCCTCGAGCGCCTTTATGAGGCTTACCGGCTATATTCACCCTTTGATCCGGAAAAAGCTGAGAATCAGCGGATGGTGAACTGTGCCTTTGTGAGCCAGGCAGCTGGTGATATTAAGCGGAAGCTTCAGAAGCAAGAGGGGTTTGCAGGTATGAACATCAGCCAGCTGTTAGAAATAGCCCAAAAAGTGTTTGTAAATCGGGAGCAGGAAGCTAAAAGGGCAGAAGACAAAAAGCTCAAAATGAAAGCTGCCCTGCTCGCTGCCGCCATCGGGGAACGCAGTGGAAAACAGGGACCCCGAGAAGACAGGCGAGCCCGG CCCTTGGTCAAAGTGAAGGTGGGGGGCCAGGAGCTATCCTTCATGATTGATACTGGAGCTGAGTTTTCCGTGGTAAATACGCAGATTGCACCCGTCACCAAGCAAACTGTGCCCATTGCCGGGGCCACGGGACGTGCGGGGCCCAGGCCGTTCTTGCAGGAGCGGATTTGTAACTTGGGgtcccatcttgtccagcataaATTCCTGTATGTCCCTGAGTGCCCCATTCCATTGCTAGGGCGAGACATCTTGTCCAAGCTACGGGCAGCCATCCACTTCGAGAAAGATGGCCGAGCCACCGTGGCATTCAACACTGACCCGGCAGGAATGTATGTGCTGACCTGCCCCCTCGAAGAGGAATGGAGATTGTTCCAGAACCCCCCGACGACCACTTTGACGGATGAATGGGCTTCCGTAGTCCCAGGCGTCTGGGCCGAAGATAACCCACCCGGCTTGGCCCGAAATCATGCTCCCATCACTATTGAGCTTCAACCAGGTGCTCAGCCTGTTCGCCTACGACAATACCCCATCCCATGGAAAGCCATGGAAGGCATCCAAAAGCATCTGGACAGACTGCTGAAGTACGGCATCCTCAAAGAATGCCAGAGCCCTTGGAACACTCCATTGCTGCCAGTCCAGAAGCCGGGCACCGGTGAGTTTAGACCATGCCAGGACCTTCGAGCAGTAAATAAGAAGACGGTCACTTTGCACCCGGTCGTGCCAAACCCTTATGTGTTATTAGGGCTGGTGCCACAGCAAGCCGACTGTTTTTCTGTCTTGGATCTCAAGGACGCTTTTTTTTGTCTGCGCATTGCCCCAGCAAGCCAGCCCATTTTTGCGTTCCAGTGGCAAGAACAAGGCACTGGGAGGAAGCTTCAGTACACGTGGACCCGGCTGCCGCAGGGGTTCAAAAATAGCCCCACTCTTTTCTCTAACGCACTGGCGCAAGACCTGCAAGACTTTGACGCGGCCCCCGGACAATGTGTTTTGATTCAGTATGCAGACGATTTGCTGATTGCTGCGCATGGCCAGGAGCGCTGCTATCAGGCAACCCTTGAACTTTTAGATTTACTGTGGAAAGCCGGCTACAAGGTGTCCAGGAAAAAGGCCCAGTTGTGCCAAACTGAAGTGAAGTATTTGGGATTCCACGTGTCCCAGGGGACTCGGGCACTGGGACATGAAAGAAAAGAAGCTGTTTGCGCCCTCCCCGAACCCACCTCCAGACGCCAGGTGAGGGAGTTCCTGGGTGCAGCCGGATTCTGCCGAGTGTGGATCCCTAACTTTGCCCTGATAGCCAAACCCCTATATGAAGCTacaaaggggggagagaaggaaccaTTCCTGTGGACACCGGAGCAGGTGAATGCTTTTAAAGAACTTAAGCGGCTGCTGCTGGAAGCAcccgccctagggttgccagatgtggAGAAACCCTTCACTCTTTTTGTCCATGAGCGAAGTGGAGTGGCCATTGGGGTTCTGACCCAAGCCTTGGGCTCTTGGCAACGCCCGGTCGCCTACCTGTCAAAGCAGCTAGACTCGGTAGCCAAGGGATGGCCCGGCTGTCTTCGTGCTATTGCAGCCGCTGCTGAACTTATCAAAGAAGCTGACAAGCTGACTCTGGGCCAGGAACTCGAAGTGAAGGTGCCGCACGCCGTGCTCACCCTAATGGACTATAAAGGAAATTACTGGTTCACAAATAGCCGAATGACTAAGTATCAGGCCATGATGTGTGAAAACCCAAGAATTCGGCTGACTGTTACAGGCACTCTGAATCCAGCATCCTTGCTCCCAGTCAGTGACCAGCCCGTCGACCACGACTGCATCCAAACCATGGATGAGGTATACTCCAGCTGCCCCGACCTGACTGATGCACCTCTGCCTAGTCCCGACGTCGAGTACTATACCGATGGGAGCAGCTACGTCCAAGACGGGAGTCGCTATGCTGGATATGCTGTCGTTACGCGCCAAAACATTGTTGAGGCACGACCGTTACCGCCGGGAACGTCTGCTCAGAAGGCCGAACTGATCGTCCTCACCCGAGCTCTAGAATTGGCGGAGGGAGTGACCGCCAACATCTATACAGACTCAAAATACGCTTTCTTGACTTTGCATGCTCATGGGGCGCTCTACAAAGAAAAAGGACTCATGAACTCGGCAGGGAAAGCTATCAGGTATAGCGCTGAGATTTTGAGGTTGCTGGAGGCTGTATGGGCTCCACGAAAGGTCTCTGTGATGCACTGTCGGGCTCATCAGAAACCCCTAAGTCCTGTAAGTATAGGAAATCGAAAAGCAGATGAAGCTGCAAAACAGGCCGCCATGCAAGACATAGGCAGGGGCGAGGAGTTGGTGTGCCCTATCTTCCAGGTGCCACTAGCTGAATGGACCCCCAGATACAGTGTGGCCGAGGAGAGCTGGGCCACGACTCAGGGCGCCCCCCAGGTACGTGTGCAGGGATGGATTCAGTTGCCCGATAAACGTTTGTTTGTGCCCGAAGCCTTGGCCTGGCCCTTAGTAGTTCAGGCCCATGAGGGAACACATTTTGGGAAAACTGCTTTGGCTGAGCTATTGGACAGACAACTGTATATCCCGAAACTGCATAGCTTATGTGAAAAGGCAGCCCTTAGGTGTGTTCCCTGTGCACGTAACAACCCCAGACAAGGGCCCAGCCATCCCCCAGGAATCCAGCATACAGGGACCACCCCTTTCGAGTGTATAATTACAGATTTCACTGAAATGCCCAGGTCGGGGTGCTGGAAATATTTGCTTGTCTTTGTATGTACTTATTCCAACTGGATAGAGGCCTTCCCCACAAGAACTGAAAaggcagcagaagtaataaagcaTTTGTTAAAAAGTATTCTCCCATTCTGGGGTCTCCCAATGACTATCTCATCCGATAACGGCCCGGCATACATCCATAAGGTGGTTCAGGAGGTGTCACGGGTATTGCATATTGATTGGCGATTGCATGCCGCGTATAGACCCCAGTCATCAGGGAAATGCGAAAGAGCTAACAGGTCAATAAAAGCTCAGTTATCGAAACTGTGTCAGGAAACGAGTTTAAAGTGGCCAGATGCGCTGCCAATTGCTCTGTTCAGGCTCAGATGTTTACCCAAGAAAGGTCTGAAACTTAGCCCTTATGAAATTGTTTTTGGGCGACCCCCTCCGATTGTAAAGGGAATAAAAGCCGACCCAGCGCAGATAGGGAACCTTGTTTGGTTTCAGGAGATACAgtcattggggaaggcaatgaatgATGTGTCAAAATATGTCTTAGAAACTTTGCCCCTACAGGTCCATAACCCAGTCCacccattccagcctggggataCAGTGTGGGTAAAAGTCTGGAGGTCGCAGCCACTCCAGCCGAAGTGGAGAGGCCCGTTCACTGTTCTGCTTTCTACCCCAACTGCGATAAAGGTCCAGGGACTGGCCAGGTGGATTCATTGGACACATGTTAAGCGAGCCGCTCCCGATTGGCAG ATGGGTCTAATAGCTCCTCTGGATTACGGTTTCATCATACCCGTGAGCGCAGGAGCTTTTGGAACCATATTTGTATGGGTTTTCCTCTGCTGTTCCTTGTGGTGCCTGGAGCGTAAACGAAGGAAAAAGCTCAGGCAACGAGTGATAGAAATCAGGGAAAATGTTGTCCGCTATAGGCGTGAGTGCATTGATCTTTTGGATACAAATCCCCGTGATTTGGAAGATGCAGGCCGCAGCCTCGAGCCCTCAAGGGAGCATGACGATGCACATACCCGACCCTTGCCAGGAACACCGAGCAGCCTCCACAGGTGCCCTGAAGTTCCAAGCAAGCCAGACGTCCCCGTCCGATATGTCACCTTCGGTGTCGATCTCGACCCCTGA